GGAAATGTTCTAATTAGCGGGTAGCGTTTTGTCCCCTTGATGTACAGAAACGCATGGGAGCCGCAAGGGAAGGGGCTGAAGTCGCCGAGTGGGTGCTTTGTCTCTGTGCCTGCTCTTACCTACCCGCCAgtcaggtctttcatccgtttggAAGCTAGACGGGCCCGGGTTTTCACGAAGCGAACGGCTGCTCTAGGCTGAGGCTCTTCTTCTAAGAGAAAGTTTTGAGGATGCCATCCTTTGAGCTGCGTGACCCGGCTTCAAGCTGGTTACGTAACCCCGAGACAGAACGGGGGGATCGTTGGAAGGTGGGTAAGCAAACAGGCTTGATCTGATGGATCAACCCTCCTCAGGACGACTCCTTGGGCCTCTGAGGACCCACGTGATTCCTCCTGGGCTGGTTCCGTAACAGGGGGGAAGGTAAaactatttggggggggggggggacatcgTGATCTAGCACACTTGAGAGTAGTTTTGAGCCTTCCAGCAAAACACTCCTGGAAATCTGTTCTCACGGCCTGTCAGCTGGTGTGCTCCAGCCCCGAAAGTCACCCCACCCGGAAGACCTGCCACCACGTGCTCTGTTAGAGCGAGCCCAGCTCGCTGGGTCTCACGAATCAGGCCGAGCGCAGGGACGAGCCCCTCTGGCTGCGGACACCCAAGGCCAGGGCACCGGCTCGCCGAGGAGCCCTTTCAAGCCCCCCTCTCGCTTCTAGAGGCCTCACTGCTCTCCCCGGTCGTTCCCCGCCCATCTCCTGCCTCCACCGCCTTCTAGCTCGTGCACCTGCTCAACGCGCCAGCGGGTCCCCGGGGCACTGTGTACGGGCTGCTGTGCGGAGAGTTTGGAAAAAGGAGGCTGGTGTGGGGAAGGTTCTAGCTGCTGGGATAATTCTGAAGAAAATGCAGCCCTTCCCTCCCAAGAGTTTATAATCCAGCAAGGCACGAAGACATGATGAATTGCTCCCAGTGGGGTAAGTAGCGGGAACGTGAGCCCAGCGTCAAGGgcacaggaaggagggaagcatGAATTTTGTATGAGGGGTTGGAGAACATGTCGCCTTGTGATGTCTGAGCTGGGCCCCACTTATTCCACTGGGAATAAGTCGGACTTCAGCAGGTTCGGGCAAGGGGCCGGGCCACATGCCCCTCCGTGATGCCAAGATCCACCCAGACCCCACAGCACttcagttttttgggttttttttttttaatctttatttatttttgagagagagacggagtgagagcaggagaggggcagacagagagggagacgcagaacccgaaGAGGCTCCACGTTCCGAGCTGTCTGCCCggagccccgacgcggggctcgactcacAAAGGCGAgtgcgtgacctgagccgaagtcggacaattaaccgaccgagccacccaggctcccaacaCAGCACTTCAGTTGTAAATAATCCGCCATAGAACTGCAAGTCCCTGAGGGACAGGGCCTCGTTATGCCCTGGTTTAGCACAGTGTCCGGGATGCAGTGCTGATCCTCAGTGAGGCAGAAGGAATAATGGTCCCCCAAAGGTGTCCACATTCTCAGAGCCTGTGAAATATGCCCACATCCGAATCCCCGGGACCTGATACTTTTTGTGGAaagagggactttgcagatgtgatcaagttaagggtcttgagatgaggagattatctCGGATTATCTGAATGAGCCCAATGTCATCACAAAGGTCCTAAtaagaggcaggcaggagggtcagagaaataGATGTGATGACGGAGGGAGAGGTCAGAGGACGCACGAACCGGGAAGGTAGGCGGTCTCTAGGAGCTGCGAAATTCGCATCTGGAGCCGCCGGGAGGAGCCATCTCTCCTGGCGCCTTGATCTTAGCCTTATAAGAATCATTTCAAACCTCTGACCTCCAGATCTGTAAGGGAATAAATCTGTGTTAGTTGTAGCCACTAAGTCTGTGTGATTTGTTACgtccaaaggaaataaatgtaatCAAAGGCACGTATCTGCTCAGGCGAAGGACACCCCTTGTGGGAAAGATGGGAACCGGCTAGTTGTGTTTGGAAAACCTTTTCTCTCGGTGGCCGGTGAGCAGGACACAAGTGGCAGAGAGGCTGGCCTCGGGCGGCGCAGGGGGCGGCAGGGGAGCAAGACAAGGGCCCGGGTTTGGGAGTCATTTCAGAGGCAGAGTCTGTGAGGTTGGGCTTCGGTGAGCAAGCGAGGGGTCCGCCAACCAACCTACCGCAACTTACGGCTGAGCGGATGGACAGATAAGGTGCCATCAAAATGAGGGAACAGGTTTGGGTAAGCAGCCAGAGGTCGGTCGGGTCTGGACTTAGGTGTCTGGGGTGCCCCGGGACACCCCGGGGGCAGGTGCCTGTGGGAAATGCCACCTGCAAGGGGAGAAGGGTTGGAGACACGGGCTGGGATGGAGTCACAGGGAGCCGAAGCCCTGGAAAAGAGGGacacttctttcttctctctttttttttttaaactatttttatgtttattatttatttattatttgagaaacagagagagaaagcgagcaggggaggtgcagatgagagagagggaggagagagagagggagagagagaatccccaggcaggctccgctacggtcagcacagagccaacgtggggctggaactcatgaaacgtgaggatcacgacctgagcccaaaccaggagtcggacgcttaaccgcatgagccactcaggcgcccccggAGTGATATGTCTAGAAACCGTGATGTGAGCCGGAGGAACCAAAGATGGGGAACTTGGAGACACCCAAGCTTAAGGGGCAGGGAAAAAACAGGAACGttgtaaaaagaaagaggaacgAAGGGAAAATATGGGGAATTTACGACGGCAACAGAGACCCGAAGTACAAATGCTACGGAAAGGGTCTAGTAGGATGTGGTGGCGATGGGGAGGTCACGGGTGGCCTCCAGGATGCAAGACGGACGCCATGGCTGGAGAAGCGACGCATGAAGAATTGTTTCAGGACACGTGTGAGCTGACAGGAGATGGAAGGTGGTGTGGAAGATTCCGGCAGGAGGGACGCTTGCTGTCCTAACGCTGTCTCTCTCCCCGCCTGCAATCCCTGGCCTTCAGACGTCTCTCCTCGGGGCCCCTAGGGGTTTGCCTTCGTTAGCACATCCTTCCTCAAAAACGCTCCCTGGCCATCCAGAAGATGAGCCAGGGAAACTTTATTTTAAGGagatctttccttctttctcgaACTTTTCCAAGGTATGGATGCATGATTCGCCTCATTGAATGTAGCTGGAAGGAATCGTAAAGATCCTCTAATGAAGGTTTCCAAACATTTTAAGCAACAGAATCCTTTTCTCGAACAGTCTACCGTTGAATCTAAATATATGTAACGTGTAAAGTCCGCATCTGCTTTCATAAATTCCTTTTGCCAATGCAATTTATAATGGCGGTCTTCTTGTAAATCAATTCATTAGAGCAATCATGACATTCTGAGGAACACGAGTCTTTGAAATTAGAATGTATGAAAGGTACGGTCTCATATCTAAATAGAAccctagttatttatttatttatttatttatttattatttttaatgtttatttttgagagagagagactgagtgctagtgggcgaggggcagagagaaaggagacacagaatcggaagcaggctctgggctctgagctgtcggcacagggcccgatgcggggctcgaactcaagaactgcgagatcatgacctgagccgaagatggaagcttaaccgactgagccacccaggcgcccctacagtgaatttttaaatgtgtaagtcATGTTTCCTGAGGTGAGGGACCATATAATGTTGTAGCCCCAGGGAACAGTAGAAACCGGAGGGGACTCTGGTCCAACATGAGCTAGTCTAACTGTTtgctggtgaggaaactgaggccctgagaaaGTTCACAGCTGCCCTGGTCTAGAACTCACCATCACACCCCAggtgtggcacatagtagggccTCAACGATGAAGGTAATTGAGGGTATACCTCGGCGTGGGAAACTGGCTCAGCGCCCTCATTGATTCAAatggcaaccccccccccccgtgttctTTACCCCACTCACAAACCTGCATTGCTTCTGTCAAAGCAATTTattgtccctccttccctccttgctgCCTCCTTTAAGGAGCCTACTGTGCACTGGGCCTCCGGTGCAGCAATGGATACACTGGCCAGCTCTGCTCTTCGCAAGCTTTCAGCCCGTGTTGGAAGCAGATCTTGAACGGGGAAATGACAAAGAGTGACGTGTGTCAACAGAGCCTTTGCCATCGAGGCCACGGGGCTCCTTGGCGAAGGGATGGAACCAGGTCTTTCCGGTCTCGAGATGTCCTCTATCTGAAGAAGGTGAGAAGGAGAAGCTTCTTTCAACCGTGTTCTTTCCCGCGTCTGCCCACAGAGGTAAATTTCACTTCTGTGAAACCCACACAGCTGTGGTTCTCTGGTGTTCCTGGAGCCCGTCTCCAGTTTCCTCCCCATTAGACCGAGGGGATTATATATACACCGGTGCCTCCCTGCCTCTCGAACACTTGAGGTCAACTGCATCCTTGACTTCATCAGCTTCGTTAGGGCTTTGAAACACGTAGAGCTTGGTGGCCCTGAGACCCTCTGAAACACAGCCTGCATTTGCTTGCAGCCATAGCATGCCGGGGCAGTGGGGTGGGAAGGGTGTCTGCTGTTTAGGCAGTGACTTGGGAATTTGGTCTTGAGCTCCCtaggctcagagcccagaactcTCAGCTGCAAATGGTTGCAAATCCCCCACCCTCCATTCCTTCGTGGAGTTACCAGGGCCACTGGTGACGCCACTGGTGGGCGAGCCTAAACCCAAATCAACAAACATCTCCAAGAGGTCGTTGGGTCTTTCCTGTTCAGGCCAAAGGAGAGAGTATCAGCCCTTGTGATGGCAATGATCTCAACCTTCCTCACCATGCAGGAATTGTGCCTCGTTGGGGGGGATTGATTTATGGCCTCGGCGGCTGCAAAGGAGTGACACCACGAAATGTGGGCTAGAGGGGACCGTGGGCAGCTGCATCCCAATCACTGGTCACTGGTGTGATAGATATGTCCCACGTCACGGGTTTATGAATACCTTGTCTCTGCTCCAGATCTTTTCTGAAAGTGGGCAGGGAATACAttagaaattaatttgtaaataaaatatttggtcaAAATGGGACGAGTCACACTGGTGGGGGAAATATTGCCGTAGGCATGTGACGAAAACCTATCTTTATTGAGGCAGCCAGGAAAAATGGAGTTACACAGAGATCCTTGAAAGTTTTGGTCTCAAGGAGGGGCCAGTAAGAACCAAACCATTGGCTAGGACCTACTCACTGTGTGTCAGCCAAAGACAGGGTGAGATGTGTCtttgcccccctgcccccgtaGCCACTGGGCAGAGGTCAAGTGGGGGGACTGACTGGTAAAGGATCCCCTGGTTAGACAGTCTTGGTTCTCAGTCCTGCTCTGGTGCCAGGGAACAAGGTCGCAGGAAGCAAGCCTTTCCCTGCCCTTCATGTTTCTTTTACCCTGGGGATGGTCGTGGTTACCTTCCACCACCATGCCAAGCCACGGGAGCATGACACAATAGGAAAAATCAATAATACAGATCCTGTCCTCATGTAAAATTTTGGTACTGTGCTCATCGCGGATATTTTGCAATAATTTTGATTTAGAAAATGtcacactcggggcgcctgggtggctcagttggttaagcatctgactcttgattccggctcaggtcacgatctcgtggttcgtgagttcgagccccgcgtcgggctctgtgctgacagcgcggagcctggagcctgtttcagattctgcgtctccctctctgtctgcccctcccctcttcatggtctgcctctttctgtctcaaaaataaatacacgttaaaaaaaaaatttaaaagaaaaaaagaaaaggacaggtACTGTAAGATTCCACTTACACGAGGTCCCTAGAGTAcccaaatccatagagacagaaaggagaatgtcggttgccggggggggggggggggggggggggggaatggggagttgcttagcggggacagagtttcagtttggaacGATGAAGAGAGTTCCGGAGATGGGCTGCATGACACCGTGAATGTACTCAACGTTATCgaccttaaaaatggttaaaatggtaaatttcatgctGTGTCTATTTCAccacaattacaaaaaaaaaaaaatctcacacaTCAAATATCTATCTGGATGACGGAATTGCTAGCCCTGGCTCCTCGTCGGAATCCAGCGATTTCTAAAAAGCTGCGACAGTGAAGGTGTTGGGAAATCTTGGTCCGATGGCCGTTAAGTTTCACACCACCCAGGCAAGGAGTCAGGAGCCCTgtgtggttgtttccatttttgggtCCCTCGGAGGGTGGCCCTGGCTGAGCCCGGCGCCGAGGTCCGGTGGACGCCTCGAATGCCTACCACCCAAGCAGAGCAAGACTGACTAAGTGCCCATTCTGGACGGCCCTTCCTGGCGAGCGGAGGCCAGTGGGCTATgaggaaaaaaaggtattttcctTCACCGGTTTGGTtgatgtgttttctcttttggcATTAAGCTCTGTTTGCTTTACGGTGGTGTGTTTTTGTCCACAGCAGAAGCGGGCGCAGATCACGAGCGGGTCCTCCGGCAGCTTCCCTCCGACCCTTTGGTCTTCAAAAACAGTTTCGGGCCCACCTCTCTCGAAGGGTTCAAACTCTGGGAAACCAAATGGATTCTGCCGCACTCAGAAGAGGTCTCTGGTGCAGCAAACACAGGCACCCATGTGGGAATATGCAATGCATACCAGCCTAATTCTGgtcaaagtaataataataagaataaacaaTAGCACTGACTTCCAACATGGAGTTAGGGGGAGGAGGTCACCTGCCAGCCTCCCTTCTCTGCAGCTCCCAGACTTTGGCTTCATGACATTTATGTCACCGGCTCTCTTTGACCCTTTTGCTTTCACAACCACATGCCAGACATTTGCACTCTTCCCGGCTGGAAAGCAGGCTGGGCTGTGCTCTCTGTCCCCCGGGTTCCTCAGCCACGCCTGCAAATCCAGCCCAAACCCCTGAGATGCCAGagaagaaccttttttttttttaattttaaaaaatgttttatttatttttgagagagagagagagagacagagaacaagtggggaaggggcagagagagagggagacgcagaatctgaagcaggctccaggctctgagctgtcagcacagagcctaacacggggctcgaacccagaaactgtgagaccatgacctgagctgaagtcggtcgatccgccgacggagccacccaggtgcccctgagaagaATCTTGACAAGCCCCACTTACAGccaccacccagatgcccccagactCACACGGCTTCCTTCTACACTGTTCCAAACAGAACGAACGAGTGTGTCTTCTCTCACATTACAGGTGGGAACAGCGTGGGGTTAACAGGCTGCCTGATGAGCGTACAACTCCTCCGGAACAGGGCTCCGCCAACTTTTGCCACAAAGGGCCAGGTAGTGCGAGCCAGTCTGTCACAGTTCATACTGGACTCTCCCCTATTGTAAAAGTAGATTACTGATTAAAATCTGCCCCGGCCACTTGagtcactttgcttttctttgccgGTTCCCGTAAGCCTTtctttatggacactgaaattggAATACTTGTCAAATGTCATAAAATATTcgtcttcttttgatttttaaaagccatttcaaATTGTTAAAAAGCCATTCTTAGCCTGCGGACTGTGCGACGGGCGGTGGGCGGGGTCTGGCCCACAGGCTGTAGTTTGCAAGCCCTGCTATAGAAGAATTAACGCTACACGGCCCTTCTGGTGTGTGTTTGGGGCACGGAGCGCGCAGGTCCTCTCTGCCGACTGTGTCTGACTTAACGTTTCTGAGGGCTGGGTAGACGTGGTGGGATTCTGGAAGGCAGAAGAGTGTAAATTATGACATTCCGCGTGGCCCTAAGTGTCTAACTGCTAAGCCCTGCTTCCTGATGTTCCTTGTAACAAAAATCCAGCATCTGAAACCAGACACGTGTGGCTGTGGAGCTCGAGTGCTGTGTTAGCTGGGGCTCTGGAAATAACCCCTCCTTATTTTGAACACCTTGCCTAGTCAGATGGTCTCTGCTTTCTCCCAAAGAAGATCCCAGGGCCCAGAGATCCAAGCTGGAATTCAGCCTTTATTGGTAAGTTTTATTGGTAAACAGGACCTCATCACCCCCTCTTCCCTACAGCTCTCTACAAAAGTTCTAAacattcctccccccccccgggggggggtgatgggaaggacattctttcctttcttcttcagggTCATGGGGTCCCTGGGGCGTGGCCAGGAATCCAAGCAATTTCTGTGCAAGGtgcaaggaaaaaagaagttttcAAAGAGCTTTTATTTCAAACCACAGTCAGGTTCtacccagtttaaaaaaaatgctcctCAGGCATCTTGGAAACCAAGGAGGGAACGTTCAGTTCACTGGAAAGGGTGTATCTTGTCCAGGAGAAGGTGGGAGTGGTTGGCTACTGGCTCTGGCAGACGCCCAGAATTGGTATATGAGCACAGGGCGTCCCTACAGGGCTAACAGAGGACAACTGGACCCAGTTTATCAAAGACAACTGGCTCAGTGGGGACAACTCTGACCTCCAGGGGAAGGTCTCCCTCACCAAACACCTGTGCACCTGCTCgccttgcctgcctccctcccacctgggCAAGTCTGAATCAGGTCCACTTGCTGGATTCCCAGGGGGAGCCTGTCACAGCCCAAAgaagggctcagagagggaagcagCAGCGGTTGTCGTGGGGTAGGTGGCACCGGGGAGAGGTAAAGCTCCCGCCTCCTCTCTAGAACGTTCTGGGCCAGGCTCGGCTTCCTGAGGGTGGCCGGGGCCCCCGGAAGGCTAGTGCTCGGGCTCGGCGTCCATGCAGGACTCCCAGGGGTTCTGGGGCATTCgaggcagggagaagagcagGAGGGCGAGGCCGCCGAGGAAGAGGAGGACGAAGGCGGCGCAGGCGCAGGCGAAGGACCAGGAGTAGTAGTACTCGATCCAGACGGTGTGCTCGCTGTCGATCATGCGCTTCACCGACTGCCGCGTGACCTCCACCGACACGAAGATGCACAGACCTGCGGGCCGAGCGGGGGCCGTCAGGGCCCTCTGCCCAGACCGCCCCCTTCCCGGGCCTGCCCCCCACGCCGGCCGCGCCTCTTCCCTCGCTCGCTGTGTTAGTAAAGGGCGTGGTCGCCGgtgcccccacccctgtgccAGATACGCGGgccgggcccccagccccagccgcctcccccccccaccccccgctacCTGCGAACACATAGAACATGGACGCCGGCCTCAGCAGGTAATCCCGCTTCTTCCTGAAGGACAGAAGCGCGCAGATGGTCCCCATGATGATGAAGCCGAGGCTGAAGATGGCGATGGCGGCGGCCGAGATGCTGTACTCTGCGGGACAGGAGGGCAGGTGCGGCGCAGCGGCTCAGCGGCGGTGGGGGcgagggggagcgggggggggggcacagggccGCGCGTCCTTGCGCCCATTTCACTGCGGAGCACACTGTGGGTGCGAGCTGAAGCCCCTCTCCCGGAGTCAGGGGTGGGGCCGGGATGGCAACAGAcctgcccttcccacaccccGCGTGGGGCCCTAACcccggggtggtggtgggggggggggggggcagaggcctGCGAAGCCCGCCGGAGCCGTGTGGCCGGAGAACTTTCTGGAACGGAAAGCTTCCTGAGAGCCACGGGCCAGAGGGCGGAGGGCGGTCTGTCCGGGGACGCCAAGCGGCGCTGGAAGTGTGGATTGTTGCAGGGCCGCGCGCGTGatcgtgtgcgtgtgtgtgcgtgcgtggcACGTGAGGGTCTCTCAGAGCGAGCGTGCGAGCTCACACCCCGTACGGGGGTCCTTCGCACACGTGCCGAGGTGCTTCCGGGAAGGCCCCACGCGGCGCACCTGCTCCTGCGCCCCCTTCTCCCGCACCGCCACCCCCCCACCGCGTCCCTGCTCTCCTGATTCCCTGGGGGTGACAGCGGGGTCACGGAGGGAATCGGCTGACCCACCAGCCCTGAAAACCAGCGCAGGGGTTCTGAGGACTTGTTCCGTTTCCCGTCGCTGCGGCCGCCCTCGGTCACCCTTGGCCTCGTGGGAAGACGCATTCCTTCTGCAGGTGTGGCGCCTACGGGGGACCTCGTCTTTGCAAGCGCTCCCTAGCCCTGATGATGGAAGCTCAGGGTGGCCGCCCGGGTGCTGC
The sequence above is drawn from the Lynx canadensis isolate LIC74 chromosome E1, mLynCan4.pri.v2, whole genome shotgun sequence genome and encodes:
- the CACNG1 gene encoding voltage-dependent calcium channel gamma-1 subunit; its protein translation is MSQTKAPKVRAALFCILVGIVLATVAVVTDHWAVLSPEVEHHNATCEAAHFGLWRICIKRIVTSDGKDKTCGPISLPGEKNCSYFRHFNPGETSEIFEVTTQKEYSISAAAIAIFSLGFIIMGTICALLSFRKKRDYLLRPASMFYVFAGLCIFVSVEVTRQSVKRMIDSEHTVWIEYYYSWSFACACAAFVLLFLGGLALLLFSLPRMPQNPWESCMDAEPEH